DNA sequence from the Streptomyces tsukubensis genome:
GTGCCGGACGAGAAGACTCCGGCACCGCTCGGGGCCGTGTAGTAGGAGGAGTCGGCGTGGCTGGGCCGGCCGCGGCACACCAGGGGTGAGTGGGCGAGGATCTCCAGCGGCCGGGGGGTGGGCATATCGGTCATCACCCGGTCGTACTCGACACCCACCAGATGGTCGAAGCGGTCTCCCCGCCGTACCCCCGTGCCCTCGAACAGCCAGTGGTCGGGGCTGTGGACGACATAGGGCGCATCGACGGGAAAGCCCTCGTAGAGAACGCCGACGAGCCGGGACTCGGGGTCGGGCGCGGGATCCTGGCGGAAGTCGTTGGTGGGAAAGCGGGGATGGGAGGCGAGGTAGGGATCACGGCGGTAGTCGGTCTTGTAGCAGACGACGGTGCGGAGTTCGCCGGGCGGTCCCTCCTCCGGGCGGATCCGCCGGTAGCAGCAGTTGGCACCGAGGAAGGCGAGATTGGTCCCGGCGTCCCGGGCGCCGGTGACCCGTTGCCGCTGTTCCGGTGTCCAGTACTCGTCGTGGCCGAGGGAGAGGAGGGCGCGGGCGCCGCGCAGGGCGTCGGGGTCGCGGTGGACGTCGAGTCCCGTGGTGTAGGCGAGGGGGATGCCGAGCCGTTCGGCGAGGACGACGAGGGCGCGCTCGTAGGCCAGGAACTTCTCGGCCCCGTCGGCGTTGTAGGGCCGGTCGAAGGAGACGGCGTAGGCGCGGGAGCCGTAGGAGCCGTCACGGCCGCGGTAGAGGTCGTAACCGCCCCAGGTGTTGTACGCCTGCCAGGTCGCGACGGCGTGCATCACCACGGTGCGGCCCTCGGCGCTCGGGGAGCGCACGACGAGGGGGATGTAGCGCTGGTGGCCGTGGTCCGCGTCGAGACGGAGCAGATAGGCGCCCGGTGGCCAGCCGTCGGTGCGGACGGTGGTGGTGCGCGGCCAGTCCGCCCGGACGGTCCGGGTGTCGGGGAGGAAGCGGGCGGCCGGTGCGCGGCGGCCGGGGAGCCGGTCCGAGCGCCAGACGAGGCGGGCCCTGGCGCCTCCGTACCAGCCGATGCGGTAGGCGGAGACGGTGAATCCGGGTGCGGTGGTGGAGACGTGGAGGCCGAATGCGCCGCCGGGTGGTACGGCCGTGCGGTCGGTATAGCCCTCGACGGCGTCGGGCGGGCCCTGGGAGGTGATCCGCCAGTCGGCGTCTCCGGGGCGGTCGCGTTCCGCCCGCTCGGCGGCCGCGCTGGTCTCACCGGCTCCGGTGCGATCACGCCGGGGTGCCGTGGTCGGCGGGCCGCCGGGACCGGTGTCGCAGGCGGTGGCCGCGGTGGCGATACCGGCCGCGCCCGCCGCCGCGGCACCGAGGAAGCGCCGCCGGTCCAGTCCGCCGCGTGGCTCCCCGGCGGCCTTCGCCGTGCCGTCCGCCGGTGGTGGCCGGTGGTCGCCGTCGTCCACGAGCACTCCTGTGCGTCGGTCCGGTCCTCGCCTTTCGGTGATCGTCCAACGGGGTGGAGGGGGGCGCAAAAACGGTTCCGCCGGATGGCCGCCGGGGGATCCGGCGGGGACCGGAGGCCGCCCGGCGGGGCTTCGCCGATCGCGCCGGGACCCGGCCCGGTGGCCCGGCCGGGTCTGCGGGAGCAGTCGGCGCGGGCAGCCGGGCGGCTCGGGCCCTTGGAGCGTCAGGGCCGTGGAGGAGGTGACGGGGCGGCGGCGGGAGTCCGGTGGATCAGCATTCGACAGTGACCTCGGTGGGGGCCCGGTCGGCCGTGAAGTGGACGGCGGGCCAGTAGCCGTCGAGCATCCGGCCGCCCGTCTCCGTGTAGTGGAGGGCGAATCCGCCGTCCTCGCGGACGACGAGTTCGGCGGGGTGCATGGTCGCGATGAACTCGGCCCGGTCGTCGTCCGTGTCGGACGGTTCCGCTCCCCACTGCCAGAGATGGTCGACGGCGGTACGGCGGACGGTGTCGAAGTCGGTGAGCAGGTCCCGCACCCGGGGCAGCAGGGCGTCGAGTATCTGCGCGGAAGGGCCGCCGGGCCCGGTGCCGGGCGTGGCGTCGAAGGAGACCGTCAGTTCCCGGTCCCCGGCGACGCGGACCGTGACCCATCCGGTGTCGGCGAAGTCGTCGGTGTGGAGCATGGTGGCCTCCCGGGCGGGGTGTTGGTCACGGGTGTCGTACCGCGGTCTCGTCGTCCCATTCTTCCGTCCCGGCGGCGGCCACGGCCGGAGAGGGGGAGGACGGCGAGGAGCTGGACGATCGCGGCGGCCGTCAGGGCGATCGCCGGGGAGTGGGCGGCGAGAGGTCCGGCGGCGGCCGCGCCGACCGCGAAGCCGGTGATCTTCAGACTGGCTCCGGTGGTGAAGATCTGGGCGCGCAGCCGTTCCGGCGCTTCCCGGTGGCGGATCGCGAAGAGCGCGGTGAGCTGCGGCCCCTCGCCCGCGCCGAGGAGAACGGCACCGGCGACGACGGCGAGGGGGTGGTACGTGGCCATGAGGGCGAGGGCGGTGGCGAGCAGGGCCGTGCTCGCCGCGAGCACCGTCTCGGGGCGCGGCGGCGTCCGGCGGCGGGCCGACAGGGCGTTGACGGCAAGGGCGTTGGCGGCGAGGGCGGACGCCGCGACGACGGCGAGCAGGAGCGTCCCGTGGCCGGGGTCGCCCAGCACCTGTGCCCCGAGGAACGGCGCGCAGACGAGGAAGGTGCCCTGGCCCGCGCAGGAGAGGACGGAGGAGGCGGTGGCCCGGGACAGGGGTCCGGTTTCCGCGATCGCCCGGAATCCCGCGGCCAGTTCGGTGCGGACGGACGGCCGGTGCGGAGTCTCCGGCCCGGTCCGCGCCTCCCGGGCGGGTGCGGGGGACGGGCCGGAGGGAGCGTCGGCGGGGGCCGGGGGGACGGGAGCCTTCGCGGAGACGCATGCGGATGTGGAGGCGGAGGCGGATGTGGAGGCGGAGGGGACGGTGCGCGGTCGGGGTCCGGTGAGGTGGAGGGCCGCGGGCACTGCCGTCGCGACCAGGGCAGCGGAGACCACGACCGCGGTGCCCGCGCCCGCGAACAGGGCGGTGCCCCCGGCGAGGAGAGGGCCGAGGAGCCCGGCGGCGTTGAAGGTCATCGCGTCGAGCGTGTTCGCCCGGTCGAGCCGGTCCGCCCGTACGACGCCGGGAAGCCGGGAGGTCCAGCCGCCGGCGACGGCGGGTCCGAGGAGTCCGGCGAGCACGGCGACCGCGAGGGTCGGCCCGATGGGTGCCCGGCCCAGACAGAGCAGGATCACCAGGAGGGCCAGGGCGTATCCGGCGAGAGCCCCGGCGAGGAGCCTGCCGGGACGGGCGGACCGGTCCAGCAGGGCGCCGAGGAGCGGCCCGCCCGCCGCCGCGGCGACGGTGACGGCGGCCAGGAGCGTGGACGCCGTCACGGCGGAGCCGGTGGTGGCGAGACCGGCGAGCAGCAGGGCGGGCCCGGACATCTCGTCACCGGTGCGGGCGACCACCGCTCCTGCCGTGTACTGCGCGAGCCCGTACGACCGCCGGTCGCCGGGGGCGGCCCCGCGCTCGGTTGCGTCGTGCGGCGCCGATGGACCGTCGTGCGGCGCGGGTCGGCCGTGGCGGGGTGCGCGGCTGCCGGTCCGGGCGGGACCGGTGCGGTGCCGGGCGTACCGCCGCAGGTCGGAGCACCACCATCCGTAACGCTTCTGCATGCGCAGCACGTTACGCGGGTAACTCAAACATTCACCAGATGCGTTACATGCGCTACGGTCTCCGCATGGTCTCGGCAGATACTCCGGCCCTTGGCGGAAACCGGCGCGACGGCTGGTCGGCCCGGCATTCCGTGGCGGCGGTCGCCGCCCGTACCGCCGCTCTCGTCAATGCGCTGTCCGGCCCCCGGGTCCCGGCACCGGACGAGGTGGCGGCGGTACTGCGCGCCCACGGCGAGCAGGTGGCAAACGGGCTGTCCGGCCGGGACGTCGCCCAGTTGCGCGAGGCCGCGGAGAAGCTGCGCGCGGTGTTCGCGGCCGACGACGTCGATACGGCCGCGGAGCGGCTCAACGCGCTGCTGCCGCTGAGCGCCGGACCGCTGCGGCTGACGTCGCACGGCGGCGCATCGCCCTGGCACCCTCATCTCGACAGCCATGACGACGCACCGTGGGGCGAGTGGCTGCTGGCCTCCTCGTCCCTGGCCCTGACCGTCCTGGTCTGGGACCGGCAGCGGCCGCCCGGCGGTATCTGCGCCTCCCCCGCGTGCGAAGACGTCTTCCTGACGCAGGGCAGCGGCCCCGTCCGCCGCTACTGCTCCCGTCGCTGCGCGACCCGGGAGCGGGTCGCGGCCCACCGGCGCGCCGGACGGATCCGCGGCGCGGCGCCCCCGGACGGCACCGGGGAGCCCGGGCGGCGCCTCGACCGGCCCTGACGCAGGGGCGGACCGGCCGCGCCACTGCGGTGCGGC
Encoded proteins:
- a CDS encoding N,N-dimethylformamidase beta subunit family domain-containing protein, encoding MDDGDHRPPPADGTAKAAGEPRGGLDRRRFLGAAAAGAAGIATAATACDTGPGGPPTTAPRRDRTGAGETSAAAERAERDRPGDADWRITSQGPPDAVEGYTDRTAVPPGGAFGLHVSTTAPGFTVSAYRIGWYGGARARLVWRSDRLPGRRAPAARFLPDTRTVRADWPRTTTVRTDGWPPGAYLLRLDADHGHQRYIPLVVRSPSAEGRTVVMHAVATWQAYNTWGGYDLYRGRDGSYGSRAYAVSFDRPYNADGAEKFLAYERALVVLAERLGIPLAYTTGLDVHRDPDALRGARALLSLGHDEYWTPEQRQRVTGARDAGTNLAFLGANCCYRRIRPEEGPPGELRTVVCYKTDYRRDPYLASHPRFPTNDFRQDPAPDPESRLVGVLYEGFPVDAPYVVHSPDHWLFEGTGVRRGDRFDHLVGVEYDRVMTDMPTPRPLEILAHSPLVCRGRPSHADSSYYTAPSGAGVFSSGTMRWVEGLMAGTTENGRNHAMDARTGAFTTRTTENLLRAFAEGPAATVRPHPRDNVATLYPA
- a CDS encoding MFS transporter; amino-acid sequence: MQKRYGWWCSDLRRYARHRTGPARTGSRAPRHGRPAPHDGPSAPHDATERGAAPGDRRSYGLAQYTAGAVVARTGDEMSGPALLLAGLATTGSAVTASTLLAAVTVAAAAGGPLLGALLDRSARPGRLLAGALAGYALALLVILLCLGRAPIGPTLAVAVLAGLLGPAVAGGWTSRLPGVVRADRLDRANTLDAMTFNAAGLLGPLLAGGTALFAGAGTAVVVSAALVATAVPAALHLTGPRPRTVPSASTSASASTSACVSAKAPVPPAPADAPSGPSPAPAREARTGPETPHRPSVRTELAAGFRAIAETGPLSRATASSVLSCAGQGTFLVCAPFLGAQVLGDPGHGTLLLAVVAASALAANALAVNALSARRRTPPRPETVLAASTALLATALALMATYHPLAVVAGAVLLGAGEGPQLTALFAIRHREAPERLRAQIFTTGASLKITGFAVGAAAAGPLAAHSPAIALTAAAIVQLLAVLPLSGRGRRRDGRMGRRDRGTTPVTNTPPGRPPCSTPTTSPTPDGSRSASPGTGN
- a CDS encoding CGNR zinc finger domain-containing protein, with protein sequence MVSADTPALGGNRRDGWSARHSVAAVAARTAALVNALSGPRVPAPDEVAAVLRAHGEQVANGLSGRDVAQLREAAEKLRAVFAADDVDTAAERLNALLPLSAGPLRLTSHGGASPWHPHLDSHDDAPWGEWLLASSSLALTVLVWDRQRPPGGICASPACEDVFLTQGSGPVRRYCSRRCATRERVAAHRRAGRIRGAAPPDGTGEPGRRLDRP